One segment of Pseudomonas pohangensis DNA contains the following:
- the glk gene encoding glucokinase, with protein sequence MVILAADLGGTQSRLLLAEPAGGGWQTLRQTSLPSQAYASLSALLEDFLQPGERPGSVCIAAAGPLRDGQLQLTNLPWQLDAASIARQFGIARVRLLNDFAAQTYALPQLQPHQLCTLQAGNMQNNAVRALIGAGTGLGMALLAGDARQPIVLPSQGGHADFAPCDQQQVELLRFLLPSHGRVSLELLLSGRGLTRLYAFVGGTALTDPDLPDARAISQAAAAGQARAIETLQLFARLFAAAAGNLALTCLPFGGLYLSGGIAPKMLTYLQHAEFLQAFCNKPPMQATLESIPLHVVLDEYLGLHGALQVAARMQHAGFTQP encoded by the coding sequence ATGGTGATTCTGGCAGCAGACCTTGGTGGTACCCAGTCACGCCTGTTGCTCGCCGAGCCTGCCGGCGGCGGCTGGCAAACCCTGCGCCAGACCAGCCTGCCCAGTCAGGCCTATGCCAGCCTGTCCGCATTGCTGGAAGATTTTCTGCAACCCGGAGAACGGCCCGGCAGTGTCTGCATCGCGGCCGCCGGCCCGCTCAGGGACGGACAACTGCAACTGACCAACCTGCCCTGGCAGCTGGATGCTGCGTCCATCGCCCGGCAATTCGGTATTGCCCGGGTGCGCCTGCTGAATGATTTCGCGGCCCAGACCTATGCCCTGCCACAACTGCAGCCTCACCAGCTGTGCACCCTGCAGGCCGGCAATATGCAAAACAACGCCGTGCGGGCGCTGATCGGCGCCGGTACCGGACTGGGCATGGCACTGCTGGCCGGCGACGCACGACAACCGATAGTCCTGCCCAGCCAGGGCGGCCATGCCGATTTCGCGCCCTGCGATCAGCAGCAGGTCGAGTTGCTGCGCTTTCTTCTGCCCAGCCATGGTCGGGTCAGCCTCGAGCTGCTGCTCAGTGGCCGTGGCCTGACCCGGCTGTACGCCTTTGTTGGCGGAACAGCGCTGACCGACCCCGATCTGCCGGATGCGCGCGCCATCAGCCAGGCGGCAGCAGCCGGCCAAGCCCGGGCCATTGAAACCCTGCAACTGTTTGCCCGCCTGTTTGCCGCGGCCGCCGGTAACCTGGCCCTGACCTGCCTGCCATTCGGCGGCCTCTACCTTTCCGGCGGCATCGCCCCGAAGATGCTGACCTACCTGCAGCACGCCGAATTTCTTCAAGCCTTCTGCAACAAACCTCCGATGCAGGCCACCCTGGAAAGCATCCCGCTGCATGTCGTGCTAGACGAATACCTTGGCCTGCATGGCGCCCTGCAGGTCGCCGCGCGAATGCAACACGCCGGATTCACGCAACCATGA
- a CDS encoding glycoside hydrolase family 43 protein, translated as MKRTFLYIIIITIMTVSTSMLTAKETPQKDSNPILRSENLADPHMIRYQGKYYLYGTYLDGSMSAGSDHYDVYVSDDMYTWKKINNIFKKDSVTLWAPDVFYDPLSNMFYLYYSNQMNIGVATASSPTGPFKDQGILIENAIDAHMYFEDGKYFMYYSSADYKSGLLNIVTARVTGNKGKENILVQRMSSPLTKVGEPKLLLEPTDDWEQGFFLDITEGVWMYKHADTYYLMYSGGETMFGEYAIGYATSSSPMGPFTKYPNNPILSTTPAEDGKPGIYSPGHHSIVRDEEGTDWVIYHQKKSYWDVSLSRRYTSRDRLLVDDQGQLFIQATGMTGD; from the coding sequence ATGAAACGCACTTTCTTATATATAATTATTATAACGATTATGACGGTCAGCACCTCTATGCTAACCGCAAAAGAAACACCGCAGAAAGACAGCAATCCGATTTTGCGCTCGGAAAACCTGGCAGATCCCCATATGATTCGCTATCAGGGCAAGTACTACCTATATGGAACGTATCTTGACGGAAGCATGAGTGCGGGCTCAGATCATTACGATGTATATGTATCCGATGACATGTACACGTGGAAAAAGATTAATAACATATTTAAAAAAGACTCAGTAACCCTTTGGGCACCGGATGTTTTTTACGATCCGCTGTCGAACATGTTTTATCTGTACTATTCCAATCAGATGAACATCGGCGTTGCAACCGCGAGCAGTCCCACCGGCCCGTTTAAGGACCAGGGGATATTGATTGAGAACGCCATTGACGCGCATATGTACTTCGAAGACGGCAAGTACTTTATGTACTATTCGTCGGCAGACTATAAATCGGGGCTGCTCAACATAGTGACCGCCCGAGTTACCGGAAACAAAGGTAAAGAAAACATCCTTGTGCAAAGAATGAGCTCTCCGCTAACCAAAGTTGGTGAGCCGAAGCTGCTACTGGAACCAACAGATGATTGGGAACAAGGTTTTTTTCTGGATATCACTGAAGGTGTGTGGATGTACAAGCACGCCGATACGTACTACTTGATGTATTCGGGAGGCGAGACAATGTTCGGGGAGTATGCAATAGGTTACGCAACATCAAGCAGTCCAATGGGGCCGTTTACCAAATACCCGAATAACCCGATCCTGAGCACCACACCGGCTGAAGATGGCAAACCCGGTATCTACAGCCCCGGGCACCACAGCATTGTCCGTGACGAAGAGGGTACTGACTGGGTCATCTATCATCAGAAAAAATCGTATTGGGATGTATCACTGAGTCGACGCTACACCAGCCGGGACCGACTGCTGGTTGATGATCAGGGCCAATTGTTCATCCAGGCAACGGGCATGACCGGGGACTAA
- a CDS encoding glycoside hydrolase family 5 protein yields the protein MAEASTKLRGVNLGSWLVLEKWMVPSLFEGLAATDETTWCAELGEQAGERLRAHWQRWITRDDFAWLAGRGLNAVRIPLGHWIFGADYPYHRSYGAARYPFVEGGIQVLDQAMAWAQEFGLHVVLDLHAAPGCQNGFDNGGIKDVCEWHTSPEYLEHSLNVLERLAERYAGHPALHAIEVLNEPRWDVPTDYLKAYNLQAYARIRKHCPAQSVAVVFHDGFRDFREYLGFMQAPQYRNVLFDIHRYQCFERSDIDLDIYGHLHKAAGAWKGEADAIINELGLPTLCGEWSLGLDLKVVSLWAEGPFNHAMEHMDEFQKNVAYRGYAAAQLATFEKYQGWFFWNYKTETTPAWCFRECVERGWLPSVFA from the coding sequence ATGGCCGAAGCAAGTACAAAACTGCGTGGCGTCAATCTGGGTAGCTGGCTGGTGCTGGAGAAATGGATGGTGCCCAGCCTGTTCGAGGGCCTGGCTGCTACCGACGAAACCACCTGGTGTGCCGAACTGGGCGAGCAGGCTGGTGAGCGGCTGCGGGCACACTGGCAGCGCTGGATCACCCGTGACGATTTCGCCTGGCTGGCCGGGCGTGGCCTCAACGCCGTGCGCATTCCGCTGGGGCACTGGATCTTCGGGGCGGATTATCCTTATCACCGCAGCTACGGTGCGGCGCGTTATCCGTTCGTCGAGGGCGGTATCCAGGTGCTCGATCAGGCCATGGCCTGGGCGCAGGAGTTCGGCCTGCATGTGGTGCTCGATCTGCATGCGGCACCGGGCTGCCAGAACGGTTTCGACAACGGCGGGATCAAGGACGTCTGCGAATGGCACACCAGCCCCGAGTACCTTGAGCATTCGCTGAATGTGCTGGAACGCCTGGCCGAACGTTATGCCGGACACCCGGCGCTGCACGCCATCGAAGTGCTCAATGAGCCGCGCTGGGACGTGCCGACCGATTACCTGAAGGCCTACAACCTGCAGGCCTATGCGCGCATTCGCAAGCATTGCCCGGCGCAAAGCGTGGCGGTGGTGTTTCACGATGGCTTCCGCGATTTCCGCGAGTACCTGGGCTTCATGCAGGCACCGCAGTACCGCAACGTGCTGTTCGATATCCATCGCTACCAGTGCTTCGAGCGCAGTGATATCGATCTGGATATCTACGGCCACCTGCACAAGGCGGCCGGGGCCTGGAAAGGCGAGGCAGACGCGATTATCAATGAGCTGGGGCTGCCGACCCTCTGCGGCGAGTGGAGCCTGGGGCTGGATCTGAAAGTGGTTTCGCTGTGGGCCGAGGGGCCGTTCAACCATGCCATGGAGCACATGGACGAGTTCCAGAAAAATGTGGCCTACCGTGGTTATGCGGCGGCGCAGCTGGCAACCTTCGAGAAATACCAGGGCTGGTTCTTCTGGAACTACAAGACCGAGACGACACCGGCCTGGTGTTTCCGCGAGTGTGTCGAGCGTGGCTGGTTGCCGTCAGTGTTTGCGTAG
- a CDS encoding GNAT family N-acetyltransferase, whose protein sequence is MPVITLSSLNEIDAAAWDALLVGAQPFVQHAFLATLEDSGSVGRNSGWLPAHQLLRGARGELLAAMPAYVKQHSYGEYVFDHGWAQACQRAGIAYYPKLLTAIPFTPVSGQRLLGAADSAGELLDALVAGLPEQGLSSLHVNFTCTDDDAVLQQRSGWLQRNDCQFHWFNRDYRDFQDFLDTLNSRKRKQMRKEREQLNGQGFTFAWHAGHELSESQWDFVYHCYANTYHVRGQAPYLTRLFFSLLAQRLPQLIRVVIASKDGRPVAMAFSLQAGDTLYGRFWGCIGEYAGLHFETCFYQGMEYAIANKLQRFDAGAQGEHKLIRGFEPVLTHSWHYLCHPGLRTAVDGFLAQERPAVQAYAEQARTALPYRQLT, encoded by the coding sequence ATGCCTGTTATTACCCTGTCCTCGCTGAACGAGATCGACGCTGCCGCCTGGGATGCCTTGCTGGTCGGCGCGCAGCCCTTTGTGCAGCATGCTTTTCTGGCCACCCTGGAAGACAGTGGCAGTGTCGGCCGGAACAGTGGCTGGCTGCCGGCACATCAGCTATTACGCGGCGCACGGGGCGAGCTGCTGGCCGCCATGCCGGCCTATGTGAAACAGCATTCCTACGGCGAATACGTGTTCGACCATGGCTGGGCGCAGGCCTGCCAGCGTGCCGGGATTGCCTACTACCCCAAACTGCTGACGGCCATACCGTTTACGCCGGTGAGCGGGCAGCGCTTGCTCGGCGCAGCGGATTCCGCCGGGGAGTTGCTGGATGCACTGGTCGCCGGCTTACCCGAACAAGGCCTGTCCAGCCTGCATGTGAACTTCACCTGCACGGACGACGATGCCGTGCTGCAACAGCGAAGCGGCTGGCTGCAGCGCAATGACTGCCAGTTCCACTGGTTCAATCGCGACTACCGCGATTTTCAGGATTTTCTCGATACGCTCAATTCGCGCAAACGCAAGCAGATGCGCAAGGAACGCGAACAGCTGAACGGGCAGGGTTTTACCTTCGCCTGGCACGCAGGCCATGAACTGAGCGAGTCGCAGTGGGATTTTGTCTATCACTGCTACGCCAATACCTACCATGTGCGTGGTCAGGCACCCTATCTGACCCGGCTGTTCTTCAGTTTGCTGGCGCAGCGCCTGCCGCAGCTGATCCGCGTGGTCATCGCCAGTAAGGATGGCCGGCCGGTGGCCATGGCCTTCTCCCTGCAGGCCGGCGACACCCTGTATGGGCGTTTCTGGGGCTGTATCGGCGAGTACGCCGGCCTGCATTTTGAAACCTGTTTCTATCAGGGCATGGAGTACGCCATCGCCAACAAGTTGCAGCGCTTTGATGCCGGCGCCCAGGGTGAGCACAAGCTGATTCGTGGCTTCGAGCCGGTGCTTACGCATTCCTGGCATTACCTCTGCCATCCCGGCTTGCGTACTGCGGTGGACGGTTTTCTGGCGCAGGAACGGCCGGCAGTGCAGGCCTATGCCGAGCAGGCGCGGACGGCTTTACCCTATCGCCAGCTCACCTAG
- a CDS encoding substrate-binding periplasmic protein: MLKCINRYCSILLLCFAGTLSAAEEVVIFGDNNYQPVIFSDAQGHSAGILPQLLRQFARDSGAAITIKLYPWKRAYFSAEKGLGGVIGLSRTNQRMAIFDYSAPIYDDSISVIVIKGHAFPFNTLADLAGKKIGVQSGASYGSEVDAAIKAGHLTVEADQSHTSRLKKLLHGRIDAAFIGNGERGLQNLLDSDEQLAANREQFVILPRPLTNDLLYLGFAKSMHMQAFLQRFNAWLAEAQKNRSIEGISSMPAVESAD, encoded by the coding sequence ATGCTGAAATGCATCAACCGTTACTGCAGCATCCTGCTGCTCTGCTTTGCCGGCACCCTGAGTGCTGCCGAAGAGGTGGTGATTTTTGGCGATAACAATTACCAGCCAGTGATTTTCAGTGATGCCCAGGGGCACAGCGCAGGCATTCTGCCTCAGCTGTTGCGGCAGTTCGCCAGGGACAGCGGAGCTGCCATAACCATAAAGCTGTATCCCTGGAAGCGCGCCTATTTCAGTGCCGAGAAAGGCCTGGGCGGTGTCATAGGCTTATCCAGAACAAACCAGCGCATGGCGATTTTCGACTATTCAGCGCCCATCTACGACGACAGCATCAGCGTGATCGTGATCAAGGGCCATGCGTTCCCGTTCAACACGCTGGCCGACCTTGCAGGTAAAAAGATCGGCGTACAGTCAGGTGCCAGCTACGGCTCGGAAGTCGATGCGGCGATTAAAGCCGGCCACTTGACCGTCGAGGCAGACCAGAGCCATACCTCCCGACTGAAGAAGCTGCTGCATGGCCGCATCGATGCAGCCTTCATCGGCAATGGCGAGCGCGGGCTGCAGAACTTGCTGGATTCTGATGAGCAGCTGGCGGCAAACCGGGAGCAGTTCGTCATCCTGCCCCGGCCGCTGACCAATGATCTGCTCTATCTGGGCTTTGCCAAGTCGATGCACATGCAGGCGTTTCTGCAGCGCTTCAACGCATGGCTGGCCGAGGCACAAAAAAACCGCAGCATCGAAGGCATCAGCAGCATGCCGGCGGTTGAATCTGCGGATTAA
- a CDS encoding ABC transporter ATP-binding protein/permease, translating into MSHQQSSGPRLSWLFANLVMPYWRSGQRLKVRGCIGLIVALTLCQVGLAIWASYWNRALFDALEARSLDDLLREIATFALILGLTMLVTALHLHFKRWLQLDWRRWLTELLLDNWLQRGHHYQLQYTSGEHDNPDGRIAEDIRIATESAIGLAHSLLYSILILGSFIDILHSVSGSLNIPGTSIVVPGYLVILAFLYAGAGTVFGLLLGRPLTRATNWLQTVEANLRFGLARAREKSEAIALMRGESSEHAHASRLFGDVGRGWYRQTLGYMGIVTFSAGYGVLLPVFPILVAAPQYIAGAMTLGVLMQAAQAFQRLTSALSWPIDNLGEMAKCRASADRVATLYCDMQKLTELASQPVEHRINLLHGRTCELVLKDLRLASPDGEVLVENLNVTIRRGERILITGDPAVTISLFKAVAGLWPWGNGEILLPDDASIMFLPQRPFLPDGTLQTALSYPYAGDHFSAEAIHRALECAGMAWLAPRLQEVDSWDRNLPLRAQQRLGIARLFLHNPPWVFIEEATDAFDPKGEAAMLEMIHRELPNTTQITISFHSELDHHYTRKLILNRLSEPRLLVCSTEQCQLRKH; encoded by the coding sequence ATGAGCCACCAGCAGAGCAGCGGACCGCGCCTGTCCTGGCTGTTCGCCAATCTGGTCATGCCCTACTGGCGCAGCGGGCAGCGCTTGAAAGTTCGCGGCTGCATTGGTCTGATCGTTGCGCTGACCCTGTGTCAGGTCGGCCTGGCCATCTGGGCCAGTTACTGGAACCGCGCCCTGTTCGATGCCCTCGAAGCACGCTCGCTGGATGACCTGCTGCGGGAAATCGCCACTTTCGCACTGATCCTTGGCCTGACCATGCTGGTCACCGCCCTGCACCTGCACTTCAAGCGCTGGCTGCAACTGGACTGGCGCCGCTGGCTGACCGAACTGTTACTGGATAACTGGCTGCAACGCGGTCATCACTACCAGTTGCAATACACCAGTGGCGAGCATGACAACCCGGACGGCCGGATTGCCGAGGACATCCGCATTGCCACCGAATCCGCCATCGGCCTGGCCCATTCCCTGCTCTACTCGATACTCATTCTGGGTAGTTTCATCGACATCCTGCACAGCGTTTCGGGCAGCCTGAACATTCCCGGAACCAGCATCGTGGTACCCGGCTATCTGGTCATCCTGGCCTTCCTCTACGCCGGTGCCGGCACCGTGTTCGGGCTGCTGCTCGGGCGCCCGCTGACCCGTGCGACCAACTGGCTGCAGACGGTCGAAGCCAACCTGCGTTTCGGCCTGGCGCGGGCCCGGGAAAAATCCGAAGCGATTGCCCTGATGCGCGGCGAAAGCAGCGAACATGCCCACGCCTCCCGCCTGTTCGGCGATGTCGGGCGCGGCTGGTACCGGCAAACCCTCGGCTATATGGGCATCGTTACCTTCTCCGCCGGTTACGGGGTGTTGCTGCCGGTATTTCCGATTCTGGTTGCTGCGCCGCAATACATTGCCGGCGCCATGACCCTGGGGGTGCTGATGCAGGCGGCACAAGCCTTCCAGCGCCTCACCTCGGCGCTGTCCTGGCCGATCGACAATCTGGGCGAAATGGCCAAGTGCCGCGCTTCGGCGGACCGCGTCGCGACCCTTTACTGCGATATGCAAAAGCTCACGGAGCTGGCCAGCCAGCCGGTCGAGCATCGCATCAATCTGCTGCACGGCCGCACCTGCGAACTGGTGCTCAAGGATCTGCGGCTGGCGTCGCCGGATGGCGAGGTGCTGGTAGAAAACCTGAATGTGACCATCCGCCGTGGCGAGCGCATCCTGATCACCGGTGATCCGGCGGTAACCATCAGCCTGTTCAAGGCCGTTGCCGGCTTGTGGCCATGGGGCAACGGCGAGATCCTGCTGCCCGACGATGCCAGCATCATGTTTCTGCCGCAGCGCCCGTTCCTGCCGGACGGCACCCTGCAGACGGCCCTGAGCTACCCCTACGCCGGCGACCACTTCAGCGCAGAAGCCATTCACCGCGCCCTGGAATGCGCCGGCATGGCCTGGCTGGCGCCACGCCTGCAGGAAGTCGACAGCTGGGACCGCAACCTGCCGCTGCGCGCCCAGCAACGCCTGGGCATCGCCCGCCTGTTCCTGCACAACCCGCCGTGGGTCTTCATCGAGGAAGCCACCGATGCCTTCGACCCCAAGGGCGAAGCAGCCATGCTGGAGATGATTCACCGCGAACTGCCCAATACCACCCAGATCACCATCAGCTTCCACAGCGAGCTGGACCATCACTACACGCGCAAGCTGATTCTCAACCGCCTGAGCGAACCACGCCTGCTGGTCTGCTCCACCGAGCAGTGCCAGCTACGCAAACACTGA
- a CDS encoding RNA polymerase sigma factor, protein MEYPADSALLTRLRAGEQQAFRELVSTYQGAMRAVAIAIAGSRFADEVVQDAWLSVVRSLPGFEQRSSLKTWLLTITANSAKSRRKGSRREVLLDDLPGPHGSVGGERFAADGHWLSAPPAWHEDSPDALLEQEDLRECLERTLASLSELQSSVLTLRERQGLELEDICNLLDVSLSNVRVLLHRARLKVFATLEHYQETGQC, encoded by the coding sequence GTGGAATATCCCGCCGATTCGGCATTGCTGACCCGCCTGCGGGCGGGTGAGCAGCAGGCTTTTCGCGAACTGGTCAGCACCTATCAGGGCGCGATGCGCGCGGTGGCCATTGCCATCGCCGGCAGCCGCTTTGCCGACGAGGTGGTGCAGGATGCCTGGCTGTCCGTGGTGCGCAGTCTGCCGGGCTTCGAGCAGCGCTCCAGCCTGAAAACCTGGCTGCTGACCATTACCGCCAACAGTGCCAAAAGCCGCCGCAAGGGCAGTCGTCGCGAAGTCCTGCTGGATGATCTGCCGGGGCCCCATGGCAGTGTCGGTGGCGAGCGCTTTGCAGCCGACGGGCACTGGCTGAGCGCGCCACCGGCATGGCACGAGGACTCTCCGGATGCCCTGCTCGAGCAGGAGGATTTGCGCGAGTGTCTGGAACGAACCCTGGCCAGTCTCTCCGAATTGCAGTCCAGTGTGCTGACCTTGCGCGAGCGTCAGGGACTGGAATTGGAGGACATCTGTAATTTACTGGATGTTTCGCTCTCCAATGTCCGGGTGCTGTTGCATCGCGCACGGCTCAAGGTATTTGCCACCCTTGAGCATTATCAGGAGACCGGCCAATGCTGA
- a CDS encoding NAD(P)/FAD-dependent oxidoreductase, whose product MTIAQQPVVPAAVRSPSYYSASLNEETGYPTLQGQVSVDVVIIGGGFTGVATAVELSERGLKVAIVETNKIGWGASGRNGGQVTGSLSGDSAMEKQMAKTLGKDVDDFIWNLRWRGHEIIKSRVARYGIQCDLKHGHLHTAMKPVHMQELQASYDEAVRRGMGDEVTLLDARGVRDHLESDLYCGALKNTRSMHLHPLNLCIGEARAAESLGALIFENSEVLEIVHGDKPAVVTAHGRIDAKQVMLAGDVYHKLERKKLKGLIFPAMGGIVTTKPLGDLAKQINPQDLAVYDCRFVLDYYRLTADGRLLFGGGANYSGRDSRDIAGELRPCIERTFPALKGVEIEHQWSCAMGIVMNRIPQLGKLSDNVWYCQGYSGHGVATTHIMGEIMASAMTGSLEKFDTFAACKHIKVPMGDVFGNPMLAVGMWYYGLLEKLR is encoded by the coding sequence ATGACCATCGCTCAGCAGCCTGTTGTTCCCGCCGCAGTCCGTAGCCCGTCCTACTACAGTGCCAGCCTCAATGAAGAAACCGGTTATCCGACCCTGCAGGGCCAGGTCAGCGTCGATGTGGTGATCATCGGTGGCGGCTTTACCGGTGTGGCGACGGCAGTCGAGTTGTCCGAGCGCGGGCTCAAGGTGGCGATCGTCGAGACCAACAAGATCGGCTGGGGTGCCAGCGGCCGCAACGGTGGCCAGGTGACCGGCAGCCTCTCCGGCGACAGCGCGATGGAAAAGCAGATGGCGAAGACGCTGGGCAAGGATGTCGATGATTTCATCTGGAACCTGCGCTGGCGCGGCCATGAAATCATCAAGAGCCGGGTAGCCAGATACGGCATCCAGTGCGATCTGAAACACGGCCACCTGCATACGGCGATGAAGCCGGTGCATATGCAGGAACTGCAGGCGTCCTACGATGAAGCCGTGCGCCGCGGCATGGGCGATGAAGTGACCCTGCTGGATGCCCGTGGCGTGCGCGATCATCTGGAAAGCGACCTGTACTGCGGTGCGCTGAAAAACACCCGCAGCATGCACCTGCATCCGCTGAACCTGTGCATCGGCGAAGCTCGGGCGGCCGAGAGTCTGGGCGCGCTGATCTTCGAGAACTCCGAGGTGTTGGAAATCGTGCATGGCGACAAGCCGGCCGTAGTCACGGCGCACGGCCGCATCGATGCCAAACAGGTAATGCTGGCCGGCGATGTCTATCACAAGCTCGAGCGCAAAAAACTCAAGGGCCTGATCTTTCCGGCCATGGGTGGCATCGTCACCACCAAACCGCTGGGTGATCTGGCGAAGCAGATCAACCCGCAGGATCTGGCGGTCTATGACTGCCGTTTCGTGCTCGATTACTACCGCCTGACCGCTGACGGGCGTTTGCTGTTCGGTGGCGGCGCCAACTATTCCGGGCGTGACTCGCGGGATATCGCCGGCGAACTGCGTCCATGCATCGAGCGCACCTTCCCGGCACTCAAGGGCGTTGAAATCGAGCACCAGTGGAGCTGCGCAATGGGCATCGTGATGAACCGCATTCCGCAGCTGGGCAAGCTCTCGGACAACGTCTGGTATTGCCAGGGCTATTCCGGTCATGGCGTGGCGACCACCCACATCATGGGCGAGATCATGGCCAGCGCGATGACCGGCAGCCTGGAGAAATTCGACACTTTCGCCGCCTGCAAACACATCAAGGTGCCGATGGGTGATGTGTTCGGCAACCCGATGCTGGCGGTGGGCATGTGGTACTACGGCTTGCTGGAAAAACTGCGCTGA
- a CDS encoding anti-sigma factor family protein gives MLTCKQLVENSSDYLDARLSLRGRLSVRLHLAMCFRCRRFIRQMKLSQAVIQRMPEAPIAELDALAEKLARQQQSRR, from the coding sequence ATGCTGACCTGCAAACAACTGGTGGAAAACTCCAGTGACTATCTGGACGCCCGGCTCTCGCTGCGCGGGCGCCTGTCAGTGCGCCTGCACCTGGCCATGTGCTTCAGATGCCGGCGCTTCATAAGGCAGATGAAACTCAGCCAGGCGGTGATTCAGCGCATGCCGGAGGCGCCGATTGCGGAGCTCGATGCACTGGCGGAAAAGCTCGCCAGGCAGCAGCAGTCGCGCCGTTGA